The DNA window TTTTCCGTTTTCGAGATGGACGATAGCTTTCTTAAATAGTGGAGCACCCAGAACATATTGGTCCGTAGCCGGCGTTACCGGATAAAATCCGAGTGCTGAGAACACATACCATGCTGAAGTCTGGCCATTGTCCTCATCACCGCAATATCCGTCGGGAGTAGGCTGGTACAGGCGGTCCATGGTTTCGCGCACCCAGTACTGCGTTTTCCAGGGTTCCCCGGAATAATTGTATAGATAGATAATATGCTGGGCCGGCTGGTTCCCGTGGGCATACTGTCCCATATCGGCATTTACCATCTCCTGTATTTCGTGGATGGTTGAACCATAATAGTTGTCATCGTATACCGGCGGCATTTCAAAAATGGAATCCAGTTTTTTAGAGAACTCCTTCCTACCGCCCATCAGGCCGGCTAATCCTTCGATATCTTGGAATACGGACCAGGTATAGTGCCAGCTGTTTCCTTCCGTAAAAGCATCGCCCCATTTGAAAGGGTTGAAAGGGGCCTGGAAACTTCCATCCTGGTTCCTGCCACGCGCAAGCCTGGTCTCAGGATCAATCACTTTCCTGAAATTCTGGGAACGCCTGTAATATTCGCCCCATTCGGATTCAGGTTTTCCCAATGCTTTTCCTAGTTGGGCAATAGCAAAGTCATCATAGGCATATTCCAGGGTCCTTGCTGCATTTTCATTGATCTTCACGTCATAAGGCACATAACCCAGCTTCTTATAGTACCCGATGCCAAGCCTTCCGGTAGCCTGCGGCCCTTCGTTATTTGCACCATGGAGCAGGGCCTGATATAAGGTTTCAATGTCGTAGCCTCTCAGGCCTTTCAGGTAAGCATCAGCAACGACGGAAGCTGAATTGTTGCCGATCATGATATCGGAATAGGAGGGGCTTGACCATTCCGGCAGCCAGCCGCCTTCTTTATAATCTCTGATCAGCCCTTTCTGCATTTCTACATTGATGCCCGGATAAACCAGATTTAGGAAAGGGTAGAGTGCCCTGAAGGTATCCCAAAAGCCTGTACCTGCAAAACGGTATCCTGATTCAGTCTTTCCGGAGTACGGGCTGTAATGAACGATCTTTCCGGTTTTATCAATCTCATACATCTTATGCGGGAAGCAGAGCATCCGGTAAAGACAGGAATAGAATGTCCGCATCTGATCGATGGTTCCGCCTGCGACTTCCACTCTTTTCAGCTTTTCATTCCAGGCAGCTTTCGCTTTCGTGTAGGTATCATCAAAGGAATCTTTATTCAGCTCCCTCTGTAAATTCAGTTCCGCCTGCTCCTGGCTGATGAATGAAGAAGCAATCCTCAGATGGACTTTTTCCCCTTTCTTCGTCGCAAAACCTACGACTGCTCCACAGTGATCACCTTTAATTTCCAGTGCGCCCTGTACAAAATCTTTATCTTTCCATGCCGAATACCGGGTGAACGGCTTGTCTGCATAGATCACAAAATAGTTCTTGAAACCGGTGAGCTTACCGCGGGAATACCGGGTTGAGTAACCTGTAATTTTGTTCTGTGAAGGGATAATCGTAATTGCCGAGCCTTTATCAAAAGCGTCCACCACAAACCAGGAGTTTTCGGAGTCCGGATAGGTCAGGCGCATCTGGGCAGCTCTTTCCGTAGGCGCAATTTCAGCCTTGACATTGTGGTCAGACAGGTAAACACTGTAGTAATAAGGTTTTGATACTTCGGATTTATGAGAAAACCAGCTGGCTCGTTCATCCTCACTAAAACGCATTTTTCCTGTAACAGGCATAATGGAAAACATGCCGTAATCGTTCATCCACGGCGAAGGCTGATGGGTCTGTTTAATGCCCCGGATCTTATCGGCATCGTAGGTATACTGCCATCCGTTTCCGTTTTTCCCGGTCTGTGGTGTCCATAAGTTCATGCCATGAGGGACAGCTACCGCCGGATAGGTGTTTCCGTTTGATAAAGATGGTTTGGAAAGCGTCCCGATAAGCGGATTTACCAGCTCTTCAGGATGGGATACGGCATGTTCAACCCATTGCGATGGTACGGCAATAAAAGGGAAGATAGCCATCAGCAGGAGAATTTTTTTCATAAGTACTATTGATTTCGGCTTTTCTTAAAAAGATTTAAAGTGAAAAGGTAAAAAATATTTATTACATACAGGCAGGATTGCGGATTCTCACTAATGATCAATGGTTGTCATGCTATTTCGTGCAGTCCGGACTTTACTCCTATGATCAATCCTGTCCGGAAACAAAAGGGTATTAAAAATTCCCGGTTAAAATAATTTTTGCTCCATCGGATTAAGAATGAGGAATTACCTTTCAATTTATTATCTTTGCCAATTACAAGGTTCTTAAATGAAAAACATACGAAATTTTTGCATAATTGCCCATATCGACCACGGAAAAAGTACGCTGGCGGACCGTCTTCTTGAGTATACGAATACCGTGACTCAAAGAGAGCTGCAGTCTCAGACCCTGGATGATATGGATCTGGAAAAAGAACGAGGGATTACCATCAAGTCCCACGCCATCCAGATGGATTATGAATACAAAGGAGAAAAATATATCTTAAACCTCATCGATACACCGGGACACGTGGATTTTTCCTACGAAGTTTCCCGTTCCATTGCAGCCTGTGAGGGGGCGCTTCTTATCGTGGATGCGGCTCAGAGCATCCAGGCCCAGAC is part of the Chryseobacterium camelliae genome and encodes:
- a CDS encoding GH92 family glycosyl hydrolase; this encodes MKKILLLMAIFPFIAVPSQWVEHAVSHPEELVNPLIGTLSKPSLSNGNTYPAVAVPHGMNLWTPQTGKNGNGWQYTYDADKIRGIKQTHQPSPWMNDYGMFSIMPVTGKMRFSEDERASWFSHKSEVSKPYYYSVYLSDHNVKAEIAPTERAAQMRLTYPDSENSWFVVDAFDKGSAITIIPSQNKITGYSTRYSRGKLTGFKNYFVIYADKPFTRYSAWKDKDFVQGALEIKGDHCGAVVGFATKKGEKVHLRIASSFISQEQAELNLQRELNKDSFDDTYTKAKAAWNEKLKRVEVAGGTIDQMRTFYSCLYRMLCFPHKMYEIDKTGKIVHYSPYSGKTESGYRFAGTGFWDTFRALYPFLNLVYPGINVEMQKGLIRDYKEGGWLPEWSSPSYSDIMIGNNSASVVADAYLKGLRGYDIETLYQALLHGANNEGPQATGRLGIGYYKKLGYVPYDVKINENAARTLEYAYDDFAIAQLGKALGKPESEWGEYYRRSQNFRKVIDPETRLARGRNQDGSFQAPFNPFKWGDAFTEGNSWHYTWSVFQDIEGLAGLMGGRKEFSKKLDSIFEMPPVYDDNYYGSTIHEIQEMVNADMGQYAHGNQPAQHIIYLYNYSGEPWKTQYWVRETMDRLYQPTPDGYCGDEDNGQTSAWYVFSALGFYPVTPATDQYVLGAPLFKKAIVHLENGKTIEVNARNNNDNNRFVQSLKFNGKKYSKNWLGHQELMKGAKLNFEMVSQPNKDRGTDEKDFPYSYSKP